A section of the Papio anubis isolate 15944 chromosome 2, Panubis1.0, whole genome shotgun sequence genome encodes:
- the USP19 gene encoding ubiquitin carboxyl-terminal hydrolase 19 isoform X8 yields the protein MSGGASATGPRRGPPGLEDATSKKQQKDRANQESKDGDPRKETGSRYVAQAGLELLASGDPSASASCAAGITGSRHHSRLFFPSLSGSASTPREEQTKEELLLDWRQSAEEVIVKLHVGVGPLQLEDVDAAFTDTDCVVRFAGGQQWGGVFYAEIKSSCAKVQTRKGSLLHLTLPKKVPMLTWPSLLKPLGTQELVPGLQCQENGQELSPTALEPGPEPHRAKQEARNQKRAQGRGEVGSGAGPGAQAGPSAKRAVHLCRGPEGEGSRDDPGPRGDAPPFVADPATQVEADEQLCIPPVNPQTCLLGSEENLALLAGEKAVSPGNDPVSPAMVRSRNSGKDDRAKEEMAVAADAATLVDEPESMVNLAFVKNDSYEKGPDSVVVHVYVKEICRDTSRVLFREQDFTLIFQTRDGNFLRLHPGCGPHTIFRWQVKLRNLIEPEQCTFCFTASRIDICLRKRQSQRWGGLEAPATRGAVGGAKVAVPTGPTPLDSTPPGGAPHPLTGQEEARAMEKDKSKARSEDTGLESVATRTPMEHVTPKPETHLASPKPTCMVPPMPHSPVSGDSVEEEEEEEKKVCLPGFTGLVNLGNTCFMNSVIQSLSNTRELRDFFHDRSFEAEINYNNPLGTGGRLAIGFAVLLRALWKGTHHAFQPSKLKAIVASKASQFTGYAQHDAQEFMAFLLDGLHEDLNRIQNKPYTETVDSDGRPDEVVAEEAWQRHKMRNDSFIVDLFQGQYKSKLVCPVCAKVSITFDPFLYLPVPLPQKQKVLPVFYFAREPHSKPIKFLVSVSKENSTASEVLDSLSQSVRVKPENLRLAEVIKNRFHRVFLPSHSLDTVSPSDMLLCFELLSPELAKERVVVLEVQQRPQVPSVPISKCAACQRKQQSEDEKLKRCTRCYRVGYCNQLCQKTHWPDHKGLCRPENIGYPFLVSVPASRLTYARLAQLLEGYARYSVSVFQPPFQPGRMALESQSPGCTTLLSTGSLEAGDSERDPIQPPELQLVTPMAEGDTGLPRVWAAPDRGPVPSTSGISSEILASGPTEVGSLPAGERVSRPEAAVPGYQHPSEAMNAHTPQFFIYKIDSSNREQRLEDKGDTPLELGDDCSLALVWRNNERLQEFVLVASKELECAEDPGSAGEAARAGHFTLDQCLNLFTRPEVLAPEEAWYCPQCKQHREASKQLLLWRLPNVLIVQLKRFSFRSFIWRDKINDLVEFPVRNLDLSKFCIGQKEEQLPSYDLYAVINHYGGMIGGHYTACARLPNDRSSQRSDVGWRLFDDSTVTTVDESQVVTRYAYVLFYRRRNSPVERPPRAGHSEHHPDLGPAAEAAASQASRIWQELEAEEEPVPEGPGPLGPWGPQDWVGPPPRGPTTPDEGCLRYFVLGTVAALVALVLNVFYPLVSQSRWR from the exons ATGTCTGGCGGGGCCAGTGCCACAGGCCCAAGGAGAGGGCCCCCAGGACTGGAGGACGCAACTAGTAAGAAGCAGCAGAAGGATCGAGCAAACCAGGAGAGCAAGGATGGAGATCCTAGGAAAG agacagggtctcgatatgttgcccaggctggtcttgaacttctggcctcaggtgatccttctgcctcagcctcctgcgcagctgggatcacaggctcacgccaccattcCCGGCTGTTCTTTCCTTCATTGTCAGGGTCAGCATCCACTCCTCGGGAGGAGCAGACCAAAGAGG AGTTGTTGCTCGATTGGAGGCAGAGTGCAGAAGAGGTGATTGTCAAGCTTCATGTGGGAGTAGGTCCCCTGCAGCTGGAGGATGTAGATGCTGCTTTCACAGATACGGACTGTGTGGTGCGGTTTGCAG GTGGTCAGCAGTGGGGTGGTGTCTTCTATGCTGAGATAAAAAGCTCTTGTGCTAAAGTGCAAACCCGCAAGGGCAGTCTCCTGCACCTGACACTGCCCAAAAAGGTGCCTATGCTCACGTGGCCCTCCCTCCTG AAACCTCTAGGGACCCAGGAGCTGGTGCCGGGGCTGCAGTGCCAGGAGAATGGGCAAGAACTGTCTCCCACTGCCCTGGAGCCAGGCCCTGAGCCCCACCGGGCTAAGCAGGAGGCCCGGAACCAGAAGCGGGCCCAGGGCCGTGGTGAGGTAGGCTCAGGGGCTGGCCCCGGGGCCCAGGCAGGGCCCAGCGCCAAGAGGGCTGTGCATCTCTGCAGAGGGCCAGAGGGGGAGGGGTCCAGGGATGACCCTGGACCCCGGGGTGATGCCCCACCCTTCGTGGCTGACCCGGCCACCCAG GTTGAGGCTGATGAACAGCTTTGCATACCACCGGTGAACCCCCAaacctgcctcctgggctcagaggaGAATTTAGCCCTTTTGGCAGGAGAGAAAGCAGTGTCTCCTGGGAATGACCCAGTCTCTCCAGCCATGGTCCGGAGCAGAAACTCTGGGAAAGATGACCGTGCCAAGGAGGAGATGGCAGTGGCAGCAGATGCTGCAACCTTGGTGGATG AGCCCGAGTCGATGGTGAACCTGGCATTTGTCAAGAATGACTCGTATGAGAAGGGCCCGGATTCAGTGGTGGTGCACGTGTACGTGAAGGAGATCTGCAGGGACACCTCGAGAGTACTTTTTCGTGAGCAGGACTTCACACTCATCTTCCAGACCAG GGATGGAAACTTCCTGAGGCTGCACCCAGGCTGTGGGCCCCACACCATCTTCCGTTGGCAGGTGAAGCTCAG GAATCTGATTGAGCCAGAGCAGTGCACCTTCTGTTTCACGGCTTCTCGCATCGACATCTGCCTTCGTAAGAGGCAGAGTCAGCGCTGGGGGGGCCTGGAGGCCCCGGCTACACGAG GTGCAGTGGGTGGTGCAAAGGTTGCCGTGCCGACAGGTCCAACCCCTCTGGATTCAACCCCACCAGGAGgtgctccccaccccctgacaggccagGAGGAGGCCCGGGCTATGGAGAAGGATAAATCCAAGGCACGATCTGAGGACACAGGGCTAGAGAGTGTGGCAACCCGCACACCTATGGAGCATGTAACCCCAAAGCCAGAGACACACCTGGCGTCG CCCAAGCCTACATGTATGGTGCCTCCCATGCCCCACAGCCCGGTTAGTGGAGATagtgtggaggaggaggaagaggaagagaagaaagtgtGTCTGCCAGGCTTCACTGGCCTTGTCAATTTAGGCAACACCTGCTTCATGAACAGCGTCATTCAGTCTCTGTCCAACACTCGGGAACTCCGGGACTTCTTCCATG ACCGCTCCTTTGAGGCTGAGATAAACTACAACAACCCACTAGGGACTGGTGGGCGTCTGGCCATTGGCTTTGCTGTGCTGCTTCGGGCGCTGTGGAAGGGCACCCACCATGCCTTCCAGCCTTCCAAGTTGAAG GCCATTGTGGCGAGTAAGGCCAGCCAGTTCACAGGCTATGCGCAGCATGATGCCCAGGAGTTCATGGCTTTCCTGCTGGATGGGCTGCACGAGGACCTGAATCGCATTCAGAACAAGCCCTACACAGAGACCGTGGACTCAGATGGGCGGCCCGATGAG GTGGTAGCTGAGGAAGCATGGCAGCGGCACAAGATGAGGAATGACTCTTTCATCGTGGACCTATTTCAGGGGCAGTACAAGTCGAAGCTGGTGTGCCCTGTGTGTGCCAAG GTCTCCATCACTTTCGACCCGTTTCTTTATCTGCCGGTGCCCTTGCCACAAAAGCAAAAGGTTCTCCCTGTCTTTTATTTCGCCCGAGAGCCCCACAGCAAGCCCATTAAG TTCCTGGTGAGCGTCAGCAAGGAGAACTCCACTGCCAGTGAAGTATTGGACTCCCTCTCTCAAAGCGTTCGTGTGAAGCCTGAGAATCTGCGTTTGGCGGAG GTAATTAAGAATCGTTTCCATCGTGTGTTCCTGCCCTCCCACTCACTGGACACTGTGTCCCCATCTGATATGCTCCTCTGCTTTGAGCTGCTATCCCCAGAGTTGGCTAAGGAGCGGGTAGTGGTGCTAGAGGTGCAACAG CGCCCCCAGGTGCCCAGCGTCCCCATCTCCAAGTGTGCAGCCTGCCAGCGGAAGCAACAGTCGGAGGATGAAAAGCTGAAGCGCTGTACCCGGTGCTACCGTGTGGGCTACTGCAACCA gCTCTGCCAGAAAACCCACTGGCCTGACCACAAGGGCCTCTGCCGACCTGAGAACATTGGCTACCCCTTCCTGGTCAGTGTACCTGCCTCACGCCTCACTTATGCCCGCCTTGCTCAGCTGCTAGAGGGCTATGCCCG GTACTCTGTGAGTGTATTCCAGCCACCCTTTCAGCCTGGCCGCATGGCCTTGGAGTCTCAGAGCCCTGGCTGCACCACACTGCTCTCCACTGGCTCCCTGGAGGCTGGGGACAGTGAGAGGGACCCCATTCAGCCACCTGAGCTCCAGCTGGTGACCCCTATGGCTGAGGGGGACACAGGGCTTCCCCGGGTGTGGGCAGCCCCTGACCGGGGTCCTGTGCCCAGCACCAGTGGAATTTCTTCTGAGATACTGGCCAGTGGGCCCACTGAGGTTGGCTCCTTGCCTGCTGGCGAGAGGGTGTCCCGACCCGAAG CCGCTGTGCCTGGGTACCAGCACCCAAGTGAAGCTATGAATGCCCACACACCAcagttcttcatctataaaattgacTCATCCAACCGAGAGCAGCGGCTAGAGGACAAAG GAGACACCCCACTGGAGCTGGGTGACGATTGTAGCCTGGCTCTCGTCTGGAGGAACAATGAGCGTTTGCAGGAGTTTGTGTTGGTAGCCTCCAAGGAGCTGGAATGTGCTGAGGATCCAGGCTCTGCCGGTGAGGCTGCCCGGGCCGGCCACTTCACTCTGGACCAGTGCCTCAACCTCTTCACACGGCCTGAGGTGCTGGCACCCGAGGAGGCCTG GTACTGCCCACAGTGCAAACAGCACCGTGAGGCCTCCAAGCAGCTGTTGCTATGGCGCCTGCCAAATGTTCTCATCGTGCAGCTCAAGCGCTTCTCCTTTCGTAGTTTTATCTGGCGTGACAAGATCAATGACTTAGTGGAGTTCCCTGTTCG GAACCTGGACCTGAGCAAGTTCTGCATTGGTCAGAAAGAGGAGCAGCTGCCCAGCTATGATCTGTATGCTGTCATCAACCACTATGGAGGCATGATTGGTGGCCACTACACTGCCTGTGCACGCCTGCCCAATGATCGTAGCAGTCAGCGCAGTGACGTGG GCTGGCGCTTGTTTGATGACAGCACGGTGACAACGGTAGACGAGAGCCAGGTTGTGACGCGTTATGCCTATGTACTCTTCTACCGCCGGCGGAACTCTCCTGTGGAGAGGCCCCCCAGGGCAGGTCACTCTGAGCACCACCCAGACCTAGGCCCTGCAGCTGAGGCTGCTGCCAGCCAG
- the USP19 gene encoding ubiquitin carboxyl-terminal hydrolase 19 isoform X10 has product MSGGASATGPRRGPPGLEDATSKKQQKDRANQESKDGDPRKETGSRYVAQAGLELLASGSASTPREEQTKEGACEDPHDLLATPPPELLLDWRQSAEEVIVKLHVGVGPLQLEDVDAAFTDTDCVVRFAGGQQWGGVFYAEIKSSCAKVQTRKGSLLHLTLPKKVPMLTWPSLLKKPLGTQELVPGLQCQENGQELSPTALEPGPEPHRAKQEARNQKRAQGRGEVGSGAGPGAQAGPSAKRAVHLCRGPEGEGSRDDPGPRGDAPPFVADPATQVEADEQLCIPPVNPQTCLLGSEENLALLAGEKAVSPGNDPVSPAMVRSRNSGKDDRAKEEMAVAADAATLVDGKEPESMVNLAFVKNDSYEKGPDSVVVHVYVKEICRDTSRVLFREQDFTLIFQTRDGNFLRLHPGCGPHTIFRWQVKLRNLIEPEQCTFCFTASRIDICLRKRQSQRWGGLEAPATRGAVGGAKVAVPTGPTPLDSTPPGGAPHPLTGQEEARAMEKDKSKARSEDTGLESVATRTPMEHVTPKPETHLASPKPTCMVPPMPHSPVSGDSVEEEEEEEKKVCLPGFTGLVNLGNTCFMNSVIQSLSNTRELRDFFHDRSFEAEINYNNPLGTGGRLAIGFAVLLRALWKGTHHAFQPSKLKAIVASKASQFTGYAQHDAQEFMAFLLDGLHEDLNRIQNKPYTETVDSDGRPDEVVAEEAWQRHKMRNDSFIVDLFQGQYKSKLVCPVCAKVSITFDPFLYLPVPLPQKQKVLPVFYFAREPHSKPIKFLVSVSKENSTASEVLDSLSQSVRVKPENLRLAEVIKNRFHRVFLPSHSLDTVSPSDMLLCFELLSPELAKERVVVLEVQQRPQVPSVPISKCAACQRKQQSEDEKLKRCTRCYRVGYCNQLCQKTHWPDHKGLCRPENIGYPFLVSVPASRLTYARLAQLLEGYARYSVSVFQPPFQPGRMALESQSPGCTTLLSTGSLEAGDSERDPIQPPELQLVTPMAEGDTGLPRVWAAPDRGPVPSTSGISSEILASGPTEVGSLPAGERVSRPEAAVPGYQHPSEAMNAHTPQFFIYKIDSSNREQRLEDKGDTPLELGDDCSLALVWRNNERLQEFVLVASKELECAEDPGSAGEAARAGHFTLDQCLNLFTRPEVLAPEEAWYCPQCKQHREASKQLLLWRLPNVLIVQLKRFSFRSFIWRDKINDLVEFPVRNLDLSKFCIGQKEEQLPSYDLYAVINHYGGMIGGHYTACARLPNDRSSQRSDVGWRLFDDSTVTTVDESQVVTRYAYVLFYRRRNSPVERPPRAGHSEHHPDLGPAAEAAASQASRIWQELEAEEEPVPEGPGPLGPWGPQDWVGPPPRGPTTPDEGCLRYFVLGTVAALVALVLNVFYPLVSQSRWR; this is encoded by the exons ATGTCTGGCGGGGCCAGTGCCACAGGCCCAAGGAGAGGGCCCCCAGGACTGGAGGACGCAACTAGTAAGAAGCAGCAGAAGGATCGAGCAAACCAGGAGAGCAAGGATGGAGATCCTAGGAAAG agacagggtctcgatatgttgcccaggctggtcttgaacttctggcctcag GGTCAGCATCCACTCCTCGGGAGGAGCAGACCAAAGAGG GAGCTTGTGAAGACCCTCATGATCTCTTGGCTACTCCCCCTCCAGAGTTGTTGCTCGATTGGAGGCAGAGTGCAGAAGAGGTGATTGTCAAGCTTCATGTGGGAGTAGGTCCCCTGCAGCTGGAGGATGTAGATGCTGCTTTCACAGATACGGACTGTGTGGTGCGGTTTGCAG GTGGTCAGCAGTGGGGTGGTGTCTTCTATGCTGAGATAAAAAGCTCTTGTGCTAAAGTGCAAACCCGCAAGGGCAGTCTCCTGCACCTGACACTGCCCAAAAAGGTGCCTATGCTCACGTGGCCCTCCCTCCTG AAGAAACCTCTAGGGACCCAGGAGCTGGTGCCGGGGCTGCAGTGCCAGGAGAATGGGCAAGAACTGTCTCCCACTGCCCTGGAGCCAGGCCCTGAGCCCCACCGGGCTAAGCAGGAGGCCCGGAACCAGAAGCGGGCCCAGGGCCGTGGTGAGGTAGGCTCAGGGGCTGGCCCCGGGGCCCAGGCAGGGCCCAGCGCCAAGAGGGCTGTGCATCTCTGCAGAGGGCCAGAGGGGGAGGGGTCCAGGGATGACCCTGGACCCCGGGGTGATGCCCCACCCTTCGTGGCTGACCCGGCCACCCAG GTTGAGGCTGATGAACAGCTTTGCATACCACCGGTGAACCCCCAaacctgcctcctgggctcagaggaGAATTTAGCCCTTTTGGCAGGAGAGAAAGCAGTGTCTCCTGGGAATGACCCAGTCTCTCCAGCCATGGTCCGGAGCAGAAACTCTGGGAAAGATGACCGTGCCAAGGAGGAGATGGCAGTGGCAGCAGATGCTGCAACCTTGGTGGATGGTaaag AGCCCGAGTCGATGGTGAACCTGGCATTTGTCAAGAATGACTCGTATGAGAAGGGCCCGGATTCAGTGGTGGTGCACGTGTACGTGAAGGAGATCTGCAGGGACACCTCGAGAGTACTTTTTCGTGAGCAGGACTTCACACTCATCTTCCAGACCAG GGATGGAAACTTCCTGAGGCTGCACCCAGGCTGTGGGCCCCACACCATCTTCCGTTGGCAGGTGAAGCTCAG GAATCTGATTGAGCCAGAGCAGTGCACCTTCTGTTTCACGGCTTCTCGCATCGACATCTGCCTTCGTAAGAGGCAGAGTCAGCGCTGGGGGGGCCTGGAGGCCCCGGCTACACGAG GTGCAGTGGGTGGTGCAAAGGTTGCCGTGCCGACAGGTCCAACCCCTCTGGATTCAACCCCACCAGGAGgtgctccccaccccctgacaggccagGAGGAGGCCCGGGCTATGGAGAAGGATAAATCCAAGGCACGATCTGAGGACACAGGGCTAGAGAGTGTGGCAACCCGCACACCTATGGAGCATGTAACCCCAAAGCCAGAGACACACCTGGCGTCG CCCAAGCCTACATGTATGGTGCCTCCCATGCCCCACAGCCCGGTTAGTGGAGATagtgtggaggaggaggaagaggaagagaagaaagtgtGTCTGCCAGGCTTCACTGGCCTTGTCAATTTAGGCAACACCTGCTTCATGAACAGCGTCATTCAGTCTCTGTCCAACACTCGGGAACTCCGGGACTTCTTCCATG ACCGCTCCTTTGAGGCTGAGATAAACTACAACAACCCACTAGGGACTGGTGGGCGTCTGGCCATTGGCTTTGCTGTGCTGCTTCGGGCGCTGTGGAAGGGCACCCACCATGCCTTCCAGCCTTCCAAGTTGAAG GCCATTGTGGCGAGTAAGGCCAGCCAGTTCACAGGCTATGCGCAGCATGATGCCCAGGAGTTCATGGCTTTCCTGCTGGATGGGCTGCACGAGGACCTGAATCGCATTCAGAACAAGCCCTACACAGAGACCGTGGACTCAGATGGGCGGCCCGATGAG GTGGTAGCTGAGGAAGCATGGCAGCGGCACAAGATGAGGAATGACTCTTTCATCGTGGACCTATTTCAGGGGCAGTACAAGTCGAAGCTGGTGTGCCCTGTGTGTGCCAAG GTCTCCATCACTTTCGACCCGTTTCTTTATCTGCCGGTGCCCTTGCCACAAAAGCAAAAGGTTCTCCCTGTCTTTTATTTCGCCCGAGAGCCCCACAGCAAGCCCATTAAG TTCCTGGTGAGCGTCAGCAAGGAGAACTCCACTGCCAGTGAAGTATTGGACTCCCTCTCTCAAAGCGTTCGTGTGAAGCCTGAGAATCTGCGTTTGGCGGAG GTAATTAAGAATCGTTTCCATCGTGTGTTCCTGCCCTCCCACTCACTGGACACTGTGTCCCCATCTGATATGCTCCTCTGCTTTGAGCTGCTATCCCCAGAGTTGGCTAAGGAGCGGGTAGTGGTGCTAGAGGTGCAACAG CGCCCCCAGGTGCCCAGCGTCCCCATCTCCAAGTGTGCAGCCTGCCAGCGGAAGCAACAGTCGGAGGATGAAAAGCTGAAGCGCTGTACCCGGTGCTACCGTGTGGGCTACTGCAACCA gCTCTGCCAGAAAACCCACTGGCCTGACCACAAGGGCCTCTGCCGACCTGAGAACATTGGCTACCCCTTCCTGGTCAGTGTACCTGCCTCACGCCTCACTTATGCCCGCCTTGCTCAGCTGCTAGAGGGCTATGCCCG GTACTCTGTGAGTGTATTCCAGCCACCCTTTCAGCCTGGCCGCATGGCCTTGGAGTCTCAGAGCCCTGGCTGCACCACACTGCTCTCCACTGGCTCCCTGGAGGCTGGGGACAGTGAGAGGGACCCCATTCAGCCACCTGAGCTCCAGCTGGTGACCCCTATGGCTGAGGGGGACACAGGGCTTCCCCGGGTGTGGGCAGCCCCTGACCGGGGTCCTGTGCCCAGCACCAGTGGAATTTCTTCTGAGATACTGGCCAGTGGGCCCACTGAGGTTGGCTCCTTGCCTGCTGGCGAGAGGGTGTCCCGACCCGAAG CCGCTGTGCCTGGGTACCAGCACCCAAGTGAAGCTATGAATGCCCACACACCAcagttcttcatctataaaattgacTCATCCAACCGAGAGCAGCGGCTAGAGGACAAAG GAGACACCCCACTGGAGCTGGGTGACGATTGTAGCCTGGCTCTCGTCTGGAGGAACAATGAGCGTTTGCAGGAGTTTGTGTTGGTAGCCTCCAAGGAGCTGGAATGTGCTGAGGATCCAGGCTCTGCCGGTGAGGCTGCCCGGGCCGGCCACTTCACTCTGGACCAGTGCCTCAACCTCTTCACACGGCCTGAGGTGCTGGCACCCGAGGAGGCCTG GTACTGCCCACAGTGCAAACAGCACCGTGAGGCCTCCAAGCAGCTGTTGCTATGGCGCCTGCCAAATGTTCTCATCGTGCAGCTCAAGCGCTTCTCCTTTCGTAGTTTTATCTGGCGTGACAAGATCAATGACTTAGTGGAGTTCCCTGTTCG GAACCTGGACCTGAGCAAGTTCTGCATTGGTCAGAAAGAGGAGCAGCTGCCCAGCTATGATCTGTATGCTGTCATCAACCACTATGGAGGCATGATTGGTGGCCACTACACTGCCTGTGCACGCCTGCCCAATGATCGTAGCAGTCAGCGCAGTGACGTGG GCTGGCGCTTGTTTGATGACAGCACGGTGACAACGGTAGACGAGAGCCAGGTTGTGACGCGTTATGCCTATGTACTCTTCTACCGCCGGCGGAACTCTCCTGTGGAGAGGCCCCCCAGGGCAGGTCACTCTGAGCACCACCCAGACCTAGGCCCTGCAGCTGAGGCTGCTGCCAGCCAG